One part of the Caldisericia bacterium genome encodes these proteins:
- the rsfS gene encoding ribosome silencing factor, producing MAGKKKNRILKTIYEAIKEKKGDEILCLDTRKLTYLFDYLFICSADTDIQAKAIMDNIYMKMKKEIKRLPEKIDGSDEGTWIIMDYGDVMIHIFNPIKRIYYNLESIWVDAKAIDLES from the coding sequence ATGGCTGGAAAGAAAAAAAATAGAATATTAAAAACTATTTATGAAGCAATAAAAGAAAAAAAGGGTGATGAAATACTCTGTCTCGATACGAGAAAATTAACCTATCTTTTTGATTATTTATTTATATGTTCTGCAGACACAGATATACAAGCAAAAGCAATTATGGATAATATATATATGAAAATGAAAAAAGAAATTAAAAGGTTACCAGAAAAAATTGATGGAAGCGATGAAGGAACATGGATTATTATGGATTATGGAGATGTTATGATTCATATATTTAATCCAATTAAAAGAATTTATTACAATCTTGAAAGTATATGGGTTGATGCTAAAGCAATAGATCTTGAATCATGA
- the rpmA gene encoding 50S ribosomal protein L27, protein MAHKKSGGRAKNGRDSNPKYLGIKYFEGEFVKPGTIIVRQRGTKVIPGLNTLLARDYSILATIEGVVKFEDYRGKKRVSVYPKEI, encoded by the coding sequence ATGGCGCATAAGAAAAGTGGTGGCAGAGCAAAAAACGGTAGAGATTCAAATCCAAAATATCTAGGAATAAAATATTTTGAAGGAGAATTTGTAAAACCTGGAACAATAATAGTAAGACAAAGAGGAACAAAAGTTATTCCTGGTTTAAATACTTTGCTTGCTAGAGATTATTCAATATTAGCAACAATTGAAGGGGTTGTTAAATTTGAAGATTATAGAGGTAAAAAAAGAGTAAGTGTCTATCCCAAAGAAATATAG
- the obgE gene encoding GTPase ObgE: MSIPKKYSKKYSFDLAEIYCKAGDGGDGVIAFRREKFVPYGGPSGGDGGKGGDIILKVNSNLNTLTKFKYKNIFKAEDGKNGEGDNKKGKDGEDLIIEVPPGTLVWDLETGELLKDLTEDGEEFILCRGGKGGRGNASFATPTDRAPRIRELGEKGEEKKVLLELKIIADGGLVGYPNVGKSTILSKISNAKPKIAPYPFTTLTPVIGEVRIDDKKSLTIVDLPGIIDGASQGKGLGLEFLRHIERTYFLIFVLNSSLEALNPIIQYENLINEIENYNKEILNKEYFVVLSKIDLPTHNLEEVENYFKERNIDTIKFSAVLNFGIKDLIDRIGKVEIRKFFEKIEIEKKYTLKDIKRDIEIKIRKEGNKYIVESEELERIVKGIDLDSQYGIKKLQEISKKYLIEEELKKKGIKNGDKVIIGGIEFRYYE, translated from the coding sequence GTGTCTATCCCAAAGAAATATAGTAAAAAATATTCATTTGATCTAGCTGAAATATATTGTAAAGCAGGTGATGGGGGGGATGGAGTCATAGCATTTAGAAGAGAAAAATTTGTTCCATATGGCGGACCATCTGGTGGAGATGGTGGTAAAGGTGGAGATATTATTTTAAAAGTCAATTCAAATCTAAATACATTAACTAAATTTAAATATAAAAACATATTTAAAGCAGAAGATGGCAAAAATGGAGAAGGAGATAACAAAAAGGGGAAGGATGGAGAAGATTTAATAATTGAAGTTCCACCAGGAACTCTTGTTTGGGATTTAGAAACAGGAGAATTATTAAAAGACCTTACTGAGGATGGAGAAGAGTTTATTTTGTGCAGAGGTGGAAAAGGTGGTAGAGGCAACGCTAGTTTTGCAACTCCAACAGATAGAGCACCAAGAATTAGAGAATTAGGCGAAAAAGGCGAAGAAAAGAAAGTTTTACTTGAATTAAAGATAATAGCAGATGGTGGTCTTGTTGGTTATCCAAATGTTGGTAAATCTACAATTCTTTCAAAAATAAGTAATGCTAAACCTAAAATTGCTCCATATCCATTCACAACTTTGACTCCTGTTATAGGTGAGGTAAGAATAGATGATAAAAAAAGTTTAACAATAGTTGATTTGCCTGGAATTATTGATGGTGCATCTCAAGGAAAAGGACTTGGATTAGAATTTTTAAGACATATTGAAAGAACATATTTTTTGATTTTTGTACTGAATTCAAGTTTAGAAGCATTGAATCCAATTATTCAATATGAAAACTTAATAAATGAAATTGAGAATTATAATAAAGAAATTTTAAATAAAGAATATTTTGTTGTTTTATCAAAAATAGATTTACCAACTCATAACTTAGAAGAAGTTGAAAATTATTTTAAAGAAAGAAATATAGATACAATTAAATTTTCAGCAGTTTTAAATTTTGGAATAAAAGATCTTATAGATAGAATTGGCAAAGTTGAAATTAGAAAGTTTTTTGAGAAAATTGAAATAGAAAAAAAGTACACATTAAAAGATATCAAAAGGGATATTGAAATTAAAATTAGAAAAGAAGGAAATAAATATATTGTTGAAAGTGAAGAATTAGAAAGAATAGTGAAAGGTATAGATTTAGATTCGCAATATGGAATAAAAAAATTGCAAGAAATCTCAAAAAAATATTTAATTGAAGAAGAATTGAAGAAGAAAGGAATTAAAAATGGAGATAAAGTAATAATAGGAGGTATTGAATTTAGATATTATGAGTAA
- the nadD gene encoding nicotinate-nucleotide adenylyltransferase translates to MSKEAIGIMGGSFNPIHIGHLVVAEEARVKYNLKKVIFIPVGIPGYKKRTKLLDPERRFVMTLLATISNPNFYVSRIEIDRKGKCYTYDTIKELREVYTEDKYDIYFITGADAVLSILTWKNPRELLQMCYFIAATRPGYSLKRLKEKLGKIGECCIDKVFPLQVPALSISSTLIRQRIKNGYTIKYLVPKEVEDYIYKNNLYKEEDPWLERKKIEY, encoded by the coding sequence ATGAGTAAAGAGGCAATAGGAATTATGGGCGGCTCTTTCAATCCAATACATATAGGTCATCTTGTTGTTGCAGAAGAAGCTAGAGTTAAATATAACCTTAAAAAGGTCATTTTTATTCCAGTTGGTATTCCAGGTTATAAAAAAAGAACAAAATTGCTTGATCCTGAAAGAAGATTTGTTATGACTTTACTAGCAACAATTTCAAATCCAAATTTTTATGTTTCAAGAATTGAAATTGATAGAAAAGGTAAATGTTATACTTATGACACAATTAAAGAATTAAGAGAAGTTTATACTGAAGATAAATATGATATTTATTTTATTACTGGAGCAGATGCTGTATTGAGTATTCTAACATGGAAAAACCCAAGAGAACTTCTTCAAATGTGTTATTTTATTGCTGCTACACGACCTGGTTATAGTTTAAAACGATTAAAAGAAAAATTAGGTAAAATTGGTGAGTGTTGTATTGATAAAGTATTTCCTCTTCAAGTTCCAGCTCTATCAATCTCTTCGACTTTAATAAGACAAAGAATTAAAAATGGATATACAATTAAATATCTAGTACCAAAAGAAGTAGAAGATTATATTTATAAAAATAATTTATATAAAGAAGAGGATCCATGGCTGGAAAGAAAAAAAATAGAATATTAA
- a CDS encoding DUF503 domain-containing protein, with amino-acid sequence MYYALIIFEIGIPGARTLKDKRRVTSSVITKLKNRFNVALAEDRENEKCELSKIYLITLNTSKNELDSTVYKIENFLQNLPDAVLLSFETDKELISEEIF; translated from the coding sequence ATGTATTATGCTTTAATCATTTTTGAAATTGGCATACCTGGTGCAAGAACTCTTAAAGATAAAAGAAGGGTTACAAGTTCAGTAATTACAAAATTAAAAAATAGATTCAATGTAGCTCTTGCAGAAGATAGAGAAAATGAAAAGTGCGAACTTTCAAAAATTTACCTTATAACCTTGAATACATCAAAAAATGAACTTGACTCAACAGTTTATAAAATTGAAAACTTTCTTCAAAATCTTCCAGATGCAGTTTTACTTTCATTTGAAACGGATAAAGAGTTAATATCTGAAGAGATCTTTTAA
- a CDS encoding HD domain-containing protein, which yields MLEKFEIVKNHPIIKSFIERSDKYLESLGYTEHGFRHLTLVSEISENILKRLGYSEREQLLAKIAAYLHDIGNFIGRDFHTIGGALIAFHVLKDLNFPPEDIALIMEAISNHDEKIGHISNPITAAVVLADKSDAHRSRVRTKPEYFDIHDRVNYAVEKSFLWVNEKKKEIILELTINTEISKPMEYFEIFLSRMVMCKNASKVLNCEFHLDINGSRLL from the coding sequence ATGCTTGAAAAGTTTGAAATTGTAAAAAATCACCCAATAATTAAATCATTTATAGAAAGATCAGATAAATATCTTGAATCATTAGGTTATACTGAACATGGATTTAGACATTTAACTCTTGTATCAGAAATAAGTGAAAATATTTTGAAAAGATTAGGATATTCAGAAAGAGAACAACTTCTTGCAAAAATTGCAGCTTATCTTCATGATATAGGTAATTTTATTGGTAGAGATTTTCATACAATTGGTGGAGCATTGATAGCATTTCATGTTTTAAAAGATTTAAACTTTCCACCTGAAGATATAGCACTTATTATGGAAGCAATTAGTAATCACGATGAAAAGATAGGACACATTTCAAATCCAATAACTGCTGCAGTGGTACTTGCAGATAAATCTGATGCTCATAGATCAAGAGTTAGAACAAAACCAGAATATTTTGATATACATGATAGAGTAAATTATGCAGTTGAAAAATCCTTTTTATGGGTTAATGAAAAGAAAAAGGAAATAATACTTGAACTTACCATTAATACAGAAATCTCTAAACCAATGGAGTACTTTGAAATATTTTTATCTAGAATGGTTATGTGTAAAAATGCTTCAAAAGTTCTAAATTGTGAATTTCATCTTGATATTAATGGTTCACGTCTTCTTTAA
- a CDS encoding YkgJ family cysteine cluster protein has protein sequence MKEIKKEEILNIKEVVSDVCLFCDAPCCKENFVPLTTEEVKSGKYEAVFNSIFDFNTKKLETGYFLKRKKDGSCIYLNEVNLCTIWRERPKACRIYVCEKIKEDVNH, from the coding sequence ATGAAAGAGATAAAAAAGGAAGAGATTTTAAATATAAAAGAAGTTGTATCTGATGTTTGTTTATTTTGTGATGCTCCTTGCTGCAAGGAAAATTTTGTTCCTTTAACTACTGAAGAAGTCAAAAGTGGAAAGTATGAGGCAGTTTTTAATTCAATTTTTGATTTCAACACAAAGAAATTAGAAACTGGATACTTTTTAAAAAGAAAAAAAGATGGAAGTTGTATATATTTAAATGAAGTAAATTTATGCACTATATGGAGAGAAAGACCAAAAGCATGTAGAATATATGTCTGTGAAAAAATTAAAGAAGACGTGAACCATTAA
- a CDS encoding YlxR family protein yields the protein MKEILRRCISCKKQRVKKEFLRVVRTKDLNILIDNEYKIFGRSAYICKDKNCINKAFTKKRLEKVLRVDQIDSKLKIRMKEELFEYIKEVKNEKIQSV from the coding sequence ATGAAAGAAATTTTAAGAAGATGTATCTCTTGTAAAAAACAAAGAGTAAAAAAAGAATTTTTAAGAGTTGTTAGAACTAAAGATTTAAATATTTTAATAGATAATGAATATAAAATTTTTGGAAGAAGTGCATATATTTGTAAAGATAAAAATTGTATTAATAAAGCTTTTACTAAAAAAAGGTTAGAAAAAGTATTAAGAGTTGATCAAATTGATTCTAAATTAAAAATTAGAATGAAAGAGGAACTTTTTGAATATATAAAAGAGGTGAAGAATGAAAAAATACAGAGTGTTTAG
- the rplU gene encoding 50S ribosomal protein L21, protein MFAIVEIGGKQYLVKENDSIKVEKIKGDIGSEILINNVLFVKKDGEFLVGNPYVKNVKVHCKITNQLREKKIKVFFYHAKTTHKRMLGHRQPKTMLKIEKIEIGG, encoded by the coding sequence GTGTTTGCGATAGTTGAAATTGGTGGAAAACAATATCTAGTTAAAGAGAACGATTCTATTAAAGTTGAAAAAATAAAAGGCGATATAGGAAGTGAAATTCTTATTAATAATGTTCTTTTTGTTAAAAAAGATGGTGAATTTTTAGTTGGAAATCCCTATGTTAAAAATGTAAAAGTTCATTGTAAGATAACTAACCAGTTAAGAGAAAAAAAGATAAAAGTTTTCTTTTATCATGCAAAAACAACTCATAAAAGAATGTTGGGACATAGACAACCAAAAACAATGCTTAAAATTGAAAAAATTGAAATAGGAGGTTAA
- the infB gene encoding translation initiation factor IF-2 gives MKKYRVFSLAKEIGISTTELVKYLKDLGVEVKGNLSTIEEDTANVVKELVLKDKEERERREKEVKGNIKIRELCKHLNLSFKIITPYILKWGIVREDIDDEIPFPIAARIANQFKKPITDIIPPLPQNFKPRPPVVTVMGHIDHGKTTLLDYIRKTNIALREKGGITQKIGASEINYKNKKIIFIDTPGHEAFTEMRVRGSFVTDIVVLVVAADEGVKEQTIEALNHAKAANVPIIVAVNKIDKEGADPERVKQQLSNYGLLPEEWGGDTIFVNTSAKSGVGVNDLLDSILLLGEIEEISRSDEKRPAGTIIEAKLDPKVGPLANLILQAGVLKCGDWVMVGETYGKIRMINTESQKSLREVNETIPIEILGLKETPHPGEILLGYDSEDIVLEKLEKIELSKKETIKEKPISLDELFERLEEEKKLHIILKTDTYGSLDAVKNVINAIDTGDVKIEFIYTGVGNINESDVLLAVASNAIILGFNTKENPMLKRLPERARVKIYTFDLIYELQDWVSNFVKGLVKPEYVEVVVGKAEVKKLFNVSNVGIIAGSIVREGKIIRDGTVRVIREGKVIGEGKITSLKRFKDDVKEVMEGYECGIKVDGVKDIKEGDLIELFELKEKGS, from the coding sequence ATGAAAAAATACAGAGTGTTTAGTTTAGCAAAGGAGATTGGTATATCAACAACTGAACTTGTAAAATATTTAAAAGATCTTGGTGTTGAAGTGAAAGGAAATCTTTCAACAATAGAAGAAGATACTGCAAATGTTGTTAAAGAACTTGTTTTGAAGGATAAAGAGGAAAGGGAAAGAAGAGAAAAAGAAGTAAAAGGAAATATTAAAATAAGAGAACTTTGTAAACATTTAAATTTATCATTTAAAATTATAACTCCATATATTTTAAAATGGGGGATTGTAAGAGAAGATATAGATGATGAAATTCCATTTCCAATTGCTGCAAGAATTGCAAATCAATTCAAAAAACCAATTACAGATATAATTCCTCCACTTCCTCAAAATTTTAAACCTAGACCTCCAGTTGTAACAGTTATGGGACATATTGACCATGGAAAAACAACCCTTCTTGATTACATAAGAAAAACTAATATTGCATTAAGAGAAAAAGGTGGAATTACACAAAAAATTGGTGCATCAGAAATAAATTATAAAAATAAAAAAATAATATTTATTGATACTCCAGGTCATGAAGCATTTACTGAAATGAGAGTAAGAGGTTCGTTTGTAACAGATATCGTTGTTCTTGTAGTTGCAGCAGATGAGGGGGTAAAGGAACAAACAATTGAAGCATTAAATCATGCAAAAGCAGCAAATGTACCTATAATAGTTGCTGTAAATAAAATAGATAAAGAAGGAGCAGATCCAGAAAGAGTAAAACAGCAACTTTCAAATTATGGTCTCCTTCCTGAAGAATGGGGTGGAGATACAATATTTGTAAATACATCAGCAAAAAGCGGTGTTGGTGTAAATGATTTACTTGATAGTATATTACTTTTAGGAGAAATAGAAGAAATTTCAAGATCAGATGAAAAAAGACCAGCAGGAACTATTATAGAAGCAAAACTTGATCCAAAAGTGGGTCCTCTTGCAAATTTAATTTTGCAAGCAGGTGTTTTAAAATGTGGTGATTGGGTTATGGTTGGAGAAACTTATGGAAAAATAAGAATGATTAATACTGAATCACAAAAAAGTTTAAGAGAAGTAAATGAGACTATTCCAATAGAAATATTAGGTTTAAAAGAAACACCACATCCTGGAGAAATTCTTCTCGGATATGATTCTGAAGATATAGTTCTTGAAAAACTTGAAAAAATTGAATTAAGTAAAAAAGAAACAATAAAAGAAAAACCAATATCTTTAGATGAACTTTTTGAAAGATTAGAAGAAGAGAAAAAACTTCACATTATTTTAAAAACAGACACTTATGGTTCTCTTGATGCAGTAAAAAACGTTATAAATGCAATAGATACTGGAGATGTTAAAATAGAATTTATATATACAGGAGTAGGAAATATAAATGAATCAGATGTATTACTTGCAGTTGCTTCAAATGCAATTATTTTAGGTTTTAACACAAAAGAAAATCCTATGTTAAAAAGGCTTCCAGAAAGAGCAAGAGTAAAGATTTATACTTTTGATTTGATTTATGAATTACAAGATTGGGTTTCAAATTTTGTAAAGGGTTTAGTTAAACCAGAATATGTGGAAGTTGTTGTTGGAAAAGCTGAAGTCAAAAAACTTTTTAATGTAAGTAATGTAGGAATAATAGCAGGTTCAATTGTAAGAGAAGGAAAAATTATAAGAGATGGTACAGTAAGAGTAATAAGAGAAGGAAAAGTAATCGGAGAAGGAAAAATAACTTCATTAAAGAGATTTAAAGATGATGTTAAAGAAGTTATGGAGGGTTATGAGTGTGGTATTAAAGTTGATGGTGTTAAAGATATAAAAGAGGGAGATTTAATTGAATTATTTGAGTTAAAAGAAAAGGGGTCCTAA